AGCGCGAGCGCGTCCGCCGCTGCCTGGACTCGCTGACCGACATTCAGAAGCAGTCGGTCAAACTGGCTTATTACGGTGGATACACCTACCGTGATGTCGCACGCCTGCTGTCGGTGCCGCTGGGCACCATCAAGACCCGTATGCGCGACGGTCTCATCCGGCTGCGCGACTGCCTGGGGGTGGAGTGGTGAGTAGAGGACTCCGCCAGGACCTGCACACGCTCGCCGGAGCCTACGCTCTCAACGCCCTGCCGGCGGAGGACCTGCGCCGGTTCGAGGAGCACATGGTCCACTGCGAGGCCTGCGTCCAGGAGGTCCGCGGGCTCGCCGAGACGACGGCGCTGCTGGGGTCGGCGGCCGCGGAGGCGCCGCCCGAGGGGATGCGCCGGCGCGTGCTCGCCGAGGTGGCCCACACCCGCCAGCTCGCCCCCGCGCCCGTTGAGATCGCGGTCCGGCGCAGCGGCTGGCGCGACAGGGCGATGCTGCTGGGACTGGCGGCGTCGCTGCTGATCGCGCTGGTGCTGGGCGGCGTCGCGGTCAACCTCGACCGGCAGGTCGACGAGCTGCGCCGCAACGAGCAGGCGGTGGCCGAGATCCTGGCCGCGCCGGACGCCACCTACGTGTCGGGCAGCCCCGAGGAGGGCGTCTCGGCCACGGTGGTCGCCGCCGAGAGCGTGGGGGGTCTGGTGTTCACCGCCGACGGCCTGCGCCCGCTGGAGGACCGGGACTACCAGCTCTGGCTCGCCGACGCCGACGGCTCGGTGCGCTCGGGCGGCCTGGTCCGGCTCGACTCCGACGGTTCGACCGTGCCGCTGCTGGCCTCGGGCCTGGACGGGGCCGAGGGCGTGGCGGTCACCATCGAACCCGCGGGCGGATCCCCCCAGCCCACCAGCGACCCCATCATGCAGATGGAACTGGAGGGCTGAGGACCGGTCGTCCGCCACCGACGGCCGACAACCGTTTTAACGTGAGTTTTGACCTCAGCTTCAGGACGGAGCAGGCGTGCGGGTGGGCGATTTCCGTCCACGGGCCTGACGGCCACGCGAGAGAATCGCCCACCCGCACGCGAAGCGGACCCGCCACCTTTGACACACCGACACCGCGGTCCGGTGCCCAGGGTGGCGGCGTGAGCGGCGCGGCGCCGGGGCGATCCCTGCGGGGCCTTCGGCCGCGCGAGAGGACCGCCCGGTCACCGTGGATCCCTCCTCCGGTCGGGCTCAAAGACCCGCGGTGGTCAAGGTCGCAGCTCAAAGTCAGGACCAGCGGGGAGACAGCGCGTCCGAGTCGCCCCATGCGGGCCCGAAGCCGCGGCCCCGCCAGACCGTCGGCCCCACCGTGCGGCTCCTTCCGGTGGGGCCGACGCCCGTCCGGATCCTTCAAAAATGAACCAATCCGTCCCGGTCGCCGCCTCGAATCACGGGTGACACATCCGCGACTTCTCGAGGGATTCGATGACGCAGTCGGAAGAACCGGCCGGGCGGCGCCGCATCGCCGTCGTCGGTGCCGGGGTCGCCGGGCTCACCGCGGCCTATGTCCTGCAACGGGGAGGCGCCGAGGTCACCCTGTTCGAGGCCGAGGAGCGCCTCGGCGGGCACGCCCACACCCACGACGTGCCCGACGGCGACGGCCCGCCCCTGGCGGTCGACAGCGGCTTCATCGTGCACAACCGCAGGACCTACCCCCTGCTCACCCGGCTCTTCGACGAGTTGGGCGTGCGGACCCGCCCGTGCGAGATGAGCATGGCGGTCACCTGCGAGGGCTGCGGCCTGGAATACGCAGGGGCCCGCGGCCTGCGTGGCCTGTTCCCCACAGCGGGCAACCTGGCCCGGCCGCGCTACCTGCGCATGCTCGGCGAGATCCCGCGGTTCCACCGCGCGGCCCGCCGGCTGCTGCGGACCCCCGGAACCGGCGCGGCCGAGCCGACGCTGGGCGAGTTCGCCCGCCGGTGCGGTCACTCCGGCTACTTCACGTCGCACTTCCTGCTGCCGCTGGTCTCGGCGGTGTGGTCGTGCCCGCCCGGCACGGCGCTGGACTACCCCGCGCGCTACCTGTTCGCCTTCCTGGCCAACCACGGCATGCTCTCGGTCTTCGGCTCACCCCGCTGGCGCACCGTCGTCGGGGGATCGCGCGGCTACGTCGAGCGCGCGGCCAAGGAGCTCACCTCGGTGCGCACCGCCACCCCGGTCCACTCGGTGCGGCGCACAGCGGAGGGGCTGGGCGTGCGCACCGAGGACGGCGCGCAGGAGCACTTCGACGCCGGCGTCATCGCCACCCACGCCGACCAGGCGCTGCGCCTGCTGGAGCGGCCCAGCGACGCCCAGCGCCGGGTG
This sequence is a window from Spinactinospora alkalitolerans. Protein-coding genes within it:
- a CDS encoding anti-sigma factor — its product is MSRGLRQDLHTLAGAYALNALPAEDLRRFEEHMVHCEACVQEVRGLAETTALLGSAAAEAPPEGMRRRVLAEVAHTRQLAPAPVEIAVRRSGWRDRAMLLGLAASLLIALVLGGVAVNLDRQVDELRRNEQAVAEILAAPDATYVSGSPEEGVSATVVAAESVGGLVFTADGLRPLEDRDYQLWLADADGSVRSGGLVRLDSDGSTVPLLASGLDGAEGVAVTIEPAGGSPQPTSDPIMQMELEG
- a CDS encoding NAD(P)/FAD-dependent oxidoreductase, giving the protein MTQSEEPAGRRRIAVVGAGVAGLTAAYVLQRGGAEVTLFEAEERLGGHAHTHDVPDGDGPPLAVDSGFIVHNRRTYPLLTRLFDELGVRTRPCEMSMAVTCEGCGLEYAGARGLRGLFPTAGNLARPRYLRMLGEIPRFHRAARRLLRTPGTGAAEPTLGEFARRCGHSGYFTSHFLLPLVSAVWSCPPGTALDYPARYLFAFLANHGMLSVFGSPRWRTVVGGSRGYVERAAKELTSVRTATPVHSVRRTAEGLGVRTEDGAQEHFDAGVIATHADQALRLLERPSDAQRRVLGAFGYSRNPTLLHTDPSLLPRAAAARASWNHRLQSCSASAETVRVSYHMNRLQGLDARSDYVVSLNSADAVPEDRVLAAMVYHHPVYTPESLAAQRLLPDLNDSVLAFAGAHHGWGFHEDGCRSGVAAAEALGTRW